A DNA window from Daucus carota subsp. sativus chromosome 3, DH1 v3.0, whole genome shotgun sequence contains the following coding sequences:
- the LOC135151398 gene encoding uncharacterized protein LOC135151398: protein MDVDEYTAWIGFPRYSQEYVNGVKAFLENAFPIFCKGDEMKCPCKNCVNRTWHNREIIFDHLICSGPSPLHLKWICEVSQSKLSRANDDYMDCGTGMDFEDNLEEMFRCTGKRFDNVEENNDVPNAEATKFYRHVTEGRQQLYPGCTKFSRLSFIIRLYHLKCAHGITEAAFGELLNLIKEAFPTAHLPSSFNAAKSIIKDLGLDYHKIHCCPNNCMLFWENNKDKDVCDNCGASRWVVREKNGNEANNDPEKLIHKVPAKVLRYFPLKPRLQRLFMCKDYAKLMTWHATGRKKDAKLRHPADAKAWKTMDSKYPDFASELRNVRLGVAADGFCPYRSMTLSHSTWPIILVNYNLPPWLCMKQENLILSTLISGPSSPGNSIDVFMQPLIAELKELWDVGIETYDAFSGGNFNLRASVLWTISDFPGYAMLSGWSTKGKLACPEISLSYT from the exons ATGGACGTTGACGAGTATACAGCTTGGATTGGATTTCCAAGATATAGTCAGGAGTATGTGAATGGGGTAAAAGCTTTCCTGGAAAATGCCTTCCCCATTTTTTGCAAAGGGGACGAAATGAAGTGCCCGTGCAAAAATTGTGTCAATCGAACGTGGCATAATCGAGAGATTATCTTTGACCATCTAATTTGCAGCGGGCCTTCCCCTTTACATCTCAAATGGATTTGTGAGGTTTCACAAAGTAAATTAAGCCGTGCTAATGATGACTACATGGACTGTGGTACGGGGATGGATTTTGAAGACAATCTGGAAGAGATGTTCAGATGTACCGGTAAAAGATTTGATAATGTGGAAGAGAACAATGATGTGCCAAATGCAGAGGCCACAAAGTTCTATCGCCATGTGACAGAGGGGAGACAACAATTATATCCCGGATGCACCAAATTTTCGCGATTGAGTTTCATAATTAGGCTTTATCACTTAAAGTGTGCGCATGGAATTACAGAAGCTGCCTTTGGGGAATTACTAAACCTTATTAAAGAGGCTTTTCCTACTGCCCACTTACCTTCTTCCTTCAATGCGGCAAAAAGTATTATTAAGGATTTAGGTCTCGACTACCACAAAATACACTGCTGCCCAAACAATTGCATGTTGTTTTGGGAAAATAACAAAGATAAAGATGTCTGTGATAATTGTGGTGCTTCGAGGTGGGTTGTACGTGAAAAAAATGGCAATGAAGCTAATAATGATCCTGAGAAATTGATACACAAAGTGCCAGCAAAGGTGTTGAGGTACTTTCCACTAAAACCAAGGTTGCAGAGGTTGTTTATGTGCAAGGATTATGCTAAACTAATGACGTGGCATGCAACGGGACGGAAAAAAGATGCGAAACTAAGGCATCCAGCTGATGCCAAAGCTTGGAAGACAATGGATTCGAAGTATCCTGATTTCGCATCAGAATTGCGAAATGTTAGGTTGGGTGTAGCAGCGGACGGCTTTTGCCCCTATCGTTCGATGACTCTAAGCCATAGTACATGGCCAATTATATTGGTTAATTACAACCTCCCACCTTGGTTATGCATGAAGCAAGAAAATTTAATTCTTTCCACGTTAATATCTGGCCCTAGTTCTCCGGGGAACTCTATTGATGTGTTCATGCAGCCTTTGATTGCGGAGCTAAAAGAATTATGGGATGTTGGCATCGAAACGTATGATGCATTTTCTGGTGGGAATTTCAACTTACGTGCAAGTGTATTGTGGACGATAAGCGACTTCCCGGGATATGCTATGTTGTCGGGGTGGAGCACCAAGGGAAAACTTGCATGTCCC GAAATTTCTTTGTCCTACACATAA
- the LOC135151070 gene encoding uncharacterized protein LOC135151070 has protein sequence MHIEKNVCDNILGTILNLSGKSKDHVKARLDLQEIGIRKSLHPLSSADGKNLEIRAAVFDLTKKEKEIFLTVLKNTKLPYGCASNISRYVNVAERKIQGYKSHDAHFILHYLLQFAVKKASKPEVALPMIRFSSFLRGLWSKVIRLDDLKRLQEEIIEIVCHFEMIFTPAFFDIMVHLLVHLCQEVELGGPEHLRNMFSIERYLGKLKTYVRNRSKPEGSIAEGYLAEECITFCSRFLYDEGAVNNSLYSAPTQVDGHIGTRRNRDGKTIRLKEADLKACHRYILFNCGNKEIEKLIEDHQALVDNLENSRRYKRARTHTEEFCNWLKGEVGKMENASKELKVLALGPNRMAKRFTGYIVNGFRFHTKFRDSRCTTQNSGVFLSAETTSFASSKDENPIIGHVNYYGSIEEIVEVDFWGELSVSCLNVAGTKKKKTHMGLLE, from the exons ATGCACATAGAGAAAAACGTGTGCGACAATATATTAGGTACTATACTTAATCTTAGTGGCAAATCGAAAGATCATGTGAAAGCTCGTTTAGATTTACAGGAAATTGGTATAAGAAAGTCCCTCCATCCTCTCTCATCTGCTGATGGAAAGAACTTGGAGATTAGAGCAGCAGTTTTTGACTTgacaaagaaggaaaaggaaatTTTCCTCACTGTGTTGAAAAATACTAAACTACCCTATGGCTGTGCTTCCAACATTAGTAGGTATGTGAACGTAGCTGAGAGAAAAATTCAGGGGTATAAGAGCCATGATGCCCACTTCATACTACACTATTTATTACAATTTGCAGTGAAGAAAGCATCAAAACCGGAGGTTGCATTGCCAATGATCAGATTCAGTTCATTCCTTAGAGGTTTATGGAGTAAGGTCATTAGATTGGATGATTTGAAGAGATTGCAAGAAGAAATTATCGAGATAGTTTGTCACTTTGAAATGATTTTCACACCAGCATTCTTCGATATAATGGTTCACCTACTTGTACATCTATGCCAGGAAGTCGAATTAGGTGGACCAGAACACCTTCGAAACATGTTTTCAATAGAGCGATATCTTGGAAAGTTAAAGACTTATGTTCGTAATAGAAGTAAACCCGAAGGTTCCATCGCTGAAGGTTATCTAGCTGAAGAATGTATAACATTCTGCTCACGATTTCTATACGATGAAGGGGCAGTAAATAATAGTTTGTATTCGGCTCCAACACAAGTGGATGGTCATATTGGAACACGAAGGAACCGAGATGGAAAAACAATTCGCTTAAAAGAAGCAGATTTGAAGGCATGTCATCGCTATATCTTGTTCAATTGTGGCAACAAGGAAATTGAGAAGTTGATAGA ggaTCATCAAGCGTTAGTGGATAATCTTGAAAATTCAAGAAGATACAAGAGGGCACGTACGCACACTGAAGAGTTTTGCAACTGGTTGAAAGGGGAGGTTGGAAAAATGGAAAATGCTTCAAAAGAATTAAAAGTTCTTGCATTGGGTCCTAATCGAATGGCGAAAAGGTTTACCGGCTATATAGTGAATGGTTTTAGATTTCATACCAAGTTTAGAGATTCTCGATGTACAACTCAAAATAGTGGAGTTTTTTTGTCAGCTGAAACCACAAGTTTCGCAAGTTCAAAAGACGAAAACCCAATTATTGGGCATGTCAACTACTATGGATCAATAGAAGAAATTGTAGAAGTTGACTTTTGGGGTGAATTATCGGTTTCCTGTTTAAATGTTGCTGGTACCAAGAAGAAAAAGACCCATATGGGCTTACTCGAGTGA